A window of the bacterium genome harbors these coding sequences:
- a CDS encoding TIGR03621 family F420-dependent LLM class oxidoreductase — protein MRPFTFGVQAAAASAAGREAIIVAAQHAESAGFDEFYTFDHFGSVDPFLPLLIASEATTDLRVGPLVLNAGFYNPGLLARTAATLDQLTSGRLVLGLGAGWAKAEHDTLGIDFPTGRRRVEILSETLAVVAPLLRPGEADLDGGDADTRSDTLGVELPRDRIPLLLGGSGDRMLELAGRHADIFQFTGLAHLPDGTPRQSGYHRSALVDRIGRLQRHAGRRAEQIELSIIITELHIGTPFEAISGAVAERTGLGLQEIQDSPFVLAGGVEEVAGKVRRTRAELGISHFVVTDAEAFAPVVGVLRRN, from the coding sequence ATGCGGCCATTCACCTTCGGCGTCCAGGCGGCGGCAGCATCGGCCGCGGGCCGCGAAGCGATCATCGTCGCCGCGCAGCACGCCGAGAGCGCCGGTTTCGACGAGTTCTACACCTTCGACCACTTCGGATCCGTGGACCCGTTCCTCCCGCTGCTCATCGCATCCGAGGCCACCACCGATCTCCGGGTCGGGCCGCTGGTCCTCAACGCCGGCTTCTACAACCCCGGGCTGCTGGCGCGCACCGCCGCAACGCTCGACCAGCTGACCTCCGGCCGCTTGGTGCTCGGGCTGGGGGCCGGCTGGGCGAAGGCCGAACACGACACGCTCGGCATCGACTTCCCCACTGGCCGCCGGCGTGTCGAGATCCTGAGCGAGACGCTCGCCGTGGTGGCTCCCCTCCTGCGGCCCGGAGAGGCCGACCTCGACGGCGGCGACGCCGACACGAGGTCCGACACCCTCGGCGTGGAGTTGCCCCGAGATCGGATCCCGCTGCTCCTCGGCGGTTCCGGGGACCGCATGCTGGAACTGGCCGGACGCCACGCGGACATCTTCCAGTTCACCGGACTCGCACACCTCCCCGACGGGACGCCGCGGCAGTCGGGCTATCACCGGTCGGCGCTCGTCGACCGCATCGGCAGGCTCCAGCGCCACGCCGGGCGGCGCGCCGAGCAGATCGAGTTGTCCATCATCATCACGGAACTGCACATCGGGACGCCCTTCGAGGCCATCTCCGGCGCCGTCGCGGAGCGCACAGGGCTTGGACTCCAGGAAATCCAGGACTCACCCTTCGTCCTGGCGGGAGGCGTCGAAGAGGTGGCCGGCAAAGTCCGCCGAACCCGAGCCGAGCTCGGGATATCGCACTTCGTCGTCACCGACGCCGAGGCGTTCGCTCCTGTCGTGGGGGTGCTGCGGCGGAACTGA
- a CDS encoding mandelate racemase/muconate lactonizing enzyme family protein yields MAPAETDLEITAVTTIRCQRQPNVLWVQLTCSTGEVGLGETWFGVGPTETHIHDLAAPYLLGADPGLIRRHQQELMMLWSRKGVGAEARGASAVEVALWDLVGKVRGLPIHRMLGGASRDRVPVYNTCVGPGYMKTPLAVGNDLFSPPEPGGRHEDMQATLEAPGDLARDLLDSGIRTMKILPFDARLAYGDGDIFRLEDLERGLRILAEIRGAVGDAMEIAIECRGRWNVPAAKRMMGAIAEFEPVWVEDPIRNENAAALAEVRAAGITPIAAGESLGIPYRHLELIQAGAADIVLTDVVWNGGIGPARTVCDLASLHLLSAGLHDCTGPVGLAASVHLALHHPATFGQEIVRAYLHGWYEDVAVGLPTLADGEMSVAGAPGHGVELRGDFLTDTGTAMRTTTREDR; encoded by the coding sequence ATGGCGCCGGCAGAGACCGACCTTGAAATCACCGCGGTCACCACCATCAGGTGTCAGCGGCAACCGAACGTGCTGTGGGTCCAGCTGACCTGCTCGACGGGAGAGGTCGGACTCGGCGAGACGTGGTTCGGGGTCGGGCCCACCGAGACGCACATTCACGACCTCGCCGCGCCCTACCTGCTCGGTGCCGATCCCGGGTTGATCCGTCGACACCAGCAGGAACTCATGATGCTGTGGTCGCGCAAGGGCGTCGGCGCCGAGGCCAGAGGGGCGTCCGCGGTGGAGGTGGCGCTGTGGGACCTCGTCGGGAAGGTCCGGGGACTGCCGATCCATCGGATGTTGGGCGGCGCCAGCCGGGATCGGGTGCCCGTGTACAACACGTGCGTCGGCCCCGGGTACATGAAGACGCCGCTGGCGGTCGGCAACGACCTGTTCTCGCCGCCGGAGCCAGGAGGCCGCCACGAGGACATGCAGGCGACGCTCGAAGCGCCCGGCGACCTCGCTCGTGATCTGCTGGATTCCGGGATCAGGACGATGAAGATCCTTCCGTTCGACGCCCGTCTGGCCTACGGCGACGGTGACATCTTCCGGCTCGAGGATCTGGAACGAGGTCTTCGCATCCTCGCTGAGATCCGCGGCGCGGTGGGCGACGCCATGGAGATCGCGATCGAGTGCCGGGGCCGTTGGAACGTGCCCGCCGCCAAGCGGATGATGGGTGCGATAGCCGAGTTCGAACCGGTTTGGGTCGAGGACCCGATCCGGAACGAGAACGCGGCCGCGCTGGCCGAGGTGCGGGCGGCTGGGATCACGCCGATCGCGGCGGGTGAGTCGCTGGGGATTCCCTACCGTCATCTCGAGCTGATTCAGGCCGGCGCGGCCGACATCGTCCTGACCGACGTGGTCTGGAACGGCGGGATCGGCCCGGCACGGACGGTGTGCGACCTGGCGTCGCTGCACTTGCTGTCGGCGGGTCTGCACGACTGCACCGGACCGGTCGGCCTCGCCGCCAGCGTGCACCTGGCACTGCACCACCCCGCCACCTTCGGTCAGGAGATCGTACGGGCCTATCTCCACGGGTGGTACGAGGACGTCGCCGTGGGCCTTCCCACGCTGGCCGACGGCGAGATGTCCGTCGCTGGCGCGCCGGGGCACGGGGTCGAGCTGCGCGGTGACTTCCTCACCGACACCGGGACCGCGATGCGAACCACGACGAGGGAGGACAGGTGA
- a CDS encoding SDR family NAD(P)-dependent oxidoreductase: MTDLRLDGQSIAITGALGDIGSAIAHEVLRLGADAMIIDLAAEADAQGLLEPFRRHGPEVRYAQADVRDFAQVEAALAAVPDLTGVVGNAGIGIMAPFLEMTPQIWSEQIDTNLTGCFNTGLAAARRLAGNGGSVVFTSSWIGSVPWPGMAAYCASKGGLEMLMKVMARDLADLGIRVNAVAPGIVNAGAARKVAEENPEFAAVMGRVIPLGGLGAPEQVAHAVAFLMSDASTYMTGSVVTVDGGCSLFKYETDDSGT; the protein is encoded by the coding sequence GTGACCGACCTGCGACTCGACGGCCAGTCCATCGCAATCACCGGGGCGTTGGGCGACATCGGCTCGGCGATCGCCCACGAGGTGCTCCGTCTCGGCGCCGATGCCATGATCATCGATCTCGCCGCCGAGGCCGACGCGCAGGGCCTGCTGGAGCCGTTCCGTCGGCACGGACCGGAGGTTCGCTATGCGCAGGCCGACGTGCGCGACTTCGCGCAGGTCGAGGCCGCCTTGGCTGCTGTGCCGGATCTGACCGGTGTGGTCGGCAACGCCGGCATCGGCATCATGGCGCCGTTCCTGGAGATGACCCCCCAGATCTGGTCCGAACAGATCGACACCAACCTGACCGGGTGCTTCAACACCGGACTGGCCGCGGCGCGCCGGCTGGCGGGCAACGGGGGATCAGTGGTGTTCACGAGCAGCTGGATCGGCAGCGTGCCGTGGCCCGGCATGGCGGCCTACTGCGCCAGCAAGGGCGGTCTGGAGATGCTGATGAAGGTGATGGCGCGGGATCTTGCCGACCTCGGCATCCGTGTGAACGCCGTGGCGCCGGGGATCGTGAATGCGGGCGCCGCCCGGAAGGTCGCCGAGGAGAACCCCGAGTTCGCGGCGGTCATGGGCAGGGTGATCCCGCTCGGAGGGCTGGGAGCTCCCGAGCAGGTGGCGCACGCTGTGGCGTTCCTCATGAGCGATGCCAGCACCTACATGACGGGCAGCGTGGTGACGGTGGACGGTGGTTGCTCGCTGTTCAAGTACGAGACTGACGACTCGGGGACGTGA
- a CDS encoding RraA family protein yields the protein MNAGPEAVAVNHRIREQLHTAVVGDVLDALGRSRQFLPPAIRPLDPELVLVGRAMPVLMADVFGPQARPFGALTAALDALGPDDVYVARGARTPCAAWGEILTAVAQRNGASGAVIDGYHRDTKLVLDRGFPIFSRGAYGQDAGVRSSVVDFGVAIEIGPVRIAPGDLVIGDRDGVVIVPAEIEDEVIERALEKVATESLVLKDIENGMTATEAFEQYGVL from the coding sequence ATGAACGCCGGTCCAGAAGCAGTGGCTGTGAACCACAGAATCCGAGAGCAACTCCACACAGCGGTCGTCGGTGACGTCCTCGACGCCCTGGGGCGCAGCCGTCAATTCCTCCCGCCGGCGATACGACCGCTCGACCCGGAACTCGTCCTCGTCGGGCGGGCGATGCCCGTCCTCATGGCTGACGTGTTCGGACCTCAGGCGAGGCCCTTCGGTGCGCTCACCGCGGCACTGGACGCCCTCGGGCCCGACGATGTGTACGTGGCTCGTGGCGCACGAACTCCCTGCGCCGCATGGGGAGAGATCCTCACCGCCGTCGCTCAGCGGAACGGTGCGAGCGGCGCCGTCATCGACGGCTACCACCGCGACACCAAACTCGTCCTCGACAGGGGCTTTCCCATCTTCTCCCGAGGGGCCTACGGACAGGACGCCGGCGTGCGTTCGTCGGTCGTGGACTTCGGCGTGGCCATCGAGATCGGTCCCGTCAGGATCGCGCCCGGCGACCTGGTCATCGGTGACCGTGACGGGGTGGTGATCGTTCCGGCCGAGATCGAGGACGAGGTGATCGAGCGCGCGCTCGAGAAGGTCGCCACGGAGAGTCTCGTGCTGAAGGACATCGAGAACGGCATGACCGCGACCGAGGCCTTCGAACAATACGGCGTGCTCTGA
- a CDS encoding nucleoside hydrolase, with product MADGSRVIDGFLDAPPRRRVVISTDVANEADDAFAVAYALLSPSLDVRCVVPTHFGQRGVADSLGASRDELGRLLAAMDRTDSVVVRDGSPRAMSDALTPVDSPGARAIVAEALRDDPLPLFVLCLGSLTDMASALLLAPAIAERDVTVVWIGGPSNPPDPVPLYWPEFNLSNDLVAANVVFGSAAQLWQIPMNTYASCAVSYAELLGRVAPQGELGQYLMRQLYDWAEGFGWDWELKHLSDCAAVGAVIRDDFGRFDLIPAPQFSEAFHNAATDGNRPIRVYQEVDRRFLFEDLFGKIKLFASAGGSDSYPPRHPVKEGVAWGWQPH from the coding sequence TTGGCGGATGGCTCACGGGTGATCGACGGCTTCCTGGACGCGCCGCCCCGGCGCCGGGTCGTGATCAGCACGGATGTGGCGAACGAGGCCGACGACGCGTTCGCCGTGGCGTACGCGCTTCTCTCGCCAAGCCTCGATGTGCGATGCGTGGTGCCGACGCACTTCGGCCAGCGCGGGGTGGCGGACAGCCTGGGCGCCAGCAGGGACGAACTGGGGCGTCTGCTGGCGGCGATGGATCGCACGGACTCCGTGGTGGTGCGCGACGGTTCACCGAGGGCGATGTCCGACGCGCTGACGCCGGTGGACAGTCCCGGGGCGCGGGCCATCGTCGCCGAGGCGCTGCGGGACGACCCGCTGCCCCTGTTCGTTCTCTGTCTCGGTTCCCTGACCGACATGGCCTCCGCTCTGCTGCTGGCGCCGGCAATCGCTGAGAGGGACGTGACCGTCGTCTGGATCGGGGGCCCGAGCAATCCTCCGGATCCTGTCCCGCTCTACTGGCCGGAATTCAACCTCTCCAACGACCTCGTCGCGGCCAACGTGGTGTTCGGTTCCGCTGCTCAGCTCTGGCAGATCCCGATGAACACGTACGCGTCGTGTGCCGTGTCGTACGCCGAGCTGCTGGGTCGGGTGGCGCCCCAGGGCGAACTGGGCCAGTACCTGATGCGCCAGCTCTACGACTGGGCCGAGGGGTTCGGCTGGGACTGGGAGCTGAAGCACCTGTCCGACTGCGCTGCCGTCGGAGCCGTCATCCGGGACGACTTCGGGCGGTTCGACCTGATCCCGGCCCCGCAGTTCAGCGAGGCGTTCCACAATGCGGCGACCGACGGGAACCGGCCGATTCGGGTCTACCAGGAGGTGGACCGCCGGTTTCTCTTCGAGGACCTGTTCGGGAAGATCAAGCTCTTCGCCTCTGCCGGCGGCTCGGACTCCTACCCGCCGCGGCATCCCGTGAAGGAGGGGGTCGCCTGGGGCTGGCAGCCGCACTGA
- a CDS encoding cupin domain-containing protein yields MSTEDTSPFRTWNGVEPLEFFPGVHLHAIGGEQVLLCRVTYEPGTTVARHHHEATEQIVVLTEGEMTLTIGNEQRHLVAGDVAVMNRRVPHELYSETGCTFIEALAPVPRDHVPDFDRDLVLGDLGSSLHVER; encoded by the coding sequence ATGAGCACCGAAGACACCTCGCCGTTCCGCACCTGGAACGGGGTGGAGCCGCTCGAGTTCTTTCCCGGCGTGCACCTGCACGCAATCGGTGGCGAGCAGGTGCTGCTCTGCCGGGTGACCTACGAGCCCGGCACGACGGTGGCCCGCCACCACCACGAGGCCACCGAGCAGATCGTGGTGCTGACCGAGGGTGAGATGACCCTCACCATCGGCAACGAGCAGCGCCACCTCGTCGCCGGCGACGTGGCCGTCATGAACCGCCGCGTACCCCACGAGCTGTACTCCGAGACGGGCTGCACGTTCATCGAGGCCCTGGCGCCGGTCCCCCGCGACCACGTGCCCGACTTCGACCGCGACCTGGTCCTCGGCGACCTGGGATCCTCCCTGCACGTGGAGCGCTGA
- a CDS encoding molybdopterin-dependent oxidoreductase — protein sequence MAIHRGRGIASIEYPTGMNQNGDPSQAWIKVKPDGRIDVFSGTSDIGNGSKTIQTQIVADTIGVPYDWVTYDNSNTDSSPVCTGTFASRATFVAGKAVLKAAQRVRERILEVAGQEMEISPEDLEIDDGDVLAKGAPTKKLSVGDVAAAATWGHGELITGTGAQLNPYAAISDPTTGEVDGVPHAAISYAACAAEVAVNDETGEVRVLKLTQAYDVGKAINPALVEGQIEGGAIMGLGLGVLEDSYPYYPSAEHRGGDFGSYYNPSSADLPELHNIIIENPSADGPYGAKGIGEMSNNAQPAAIATAVYDAVGVWVTELPITPERVLKALDARDAGAGPRREGKQVIFDEEISINTVGTGLSWTSEV from the coding sequence ATGGCCATCCACAGGGGACGCGGCATCGCGTCCATCGAATACCCCACCGGCATGAACCAGAACGGCGACCCGTCGCAGGCCTGGATCAAGGTCAAGCCCGACGGCCGCATCGACGTGTTCAGCGGCACGTCGGACATCGGCAACGGCTCGAAGACCATCCAGACACAGATCGTGGCCGACACCATCGGCGTGCCCTACGACTGGGTCACCTACGACAACTCCAACACGGACTCCTCGCCGGTGTGCACCGGCACGTTCGCCTCGCGCGCCACATTCGTGGCCGGCAAGGCGGTGCTGAAGGCCGCCCAGCGCGTCCGGGAGCGGATCCTGGAGGTCGCCGGGCAGGAGATGGAGATCAGTCCCGAGGACCTGGAGATCGACGACGGCGACGTGCTGGCCAAGGGCGCTCCCACGAAGAAGTTGAGCGTGGGCGACGTGGCCGCAGCCGCCACGTGGGGCCACGGCGAACTGATCACCGGCACCGGCGCCCAGCTGAACCCCTACGCCGCCATCTCGGATCCGACCACCGGCGAGGTGGACGGCGTACCGCACGCCGCCATCTCCTACGCCGCCTGCGCGGCCGAGGTTGCGGTGAACGACGAGACCGGCGAGGTGCGGGTGCTGAAGCTCACGCAGGCCTACGACGTGGGCAAGGCCATCAACCCGGCGCTGGTGGAGGGCCAGATCGAGGGCGGGGCCATCATGGGCCTCGGCCTCGGCGTGCTGGAGGACAGCTATCCGTACTACCCCTCCGCGGAGCACCGCGGCGGCGACTTCGGCAGCTACTACAACCCGTCCTCGGCCGATCTGCCGGAGTTGCACAACATCATCATCGAGAACCCGTCCGCCGACGGACCCTACGGCGCCAAGGGCATCGGCGAGATGTCCAACAACGCCCAGCCGGCTGCCATCGCCACCGCCGTCTACGACGCCGTGGGCGTGTGGGTGACCGAGTTGCCCATCACCCCCGAGCGGGTGCTGAAGGCCCTCGACGCCCGCGACGCCGGCGCCGGCCCCCGCCGCGAGGGCAAGCAGGTGATCTTCGACGAGGAGATCTCGATCAACACCGTCGGCACCGGCCTCAGTTGGACCTCCGAGGTCTGA
- a CDS encoding molybdopterin-dependent oxidoreductase, which produces MKAVGARLPRYDGVGHATGRTVYVDDVRVNGTLHVKALRSPYHHAAIKHLDTSRAEQMPGVAAIVTHADVPLLVYGHLSALGIPADEPLLGAEDVRYKGQPIAVVAAEDTDAAQAAVDAIDIEFEELPALFDMRKAFDDDAPQIHHWGTIYPHFEGGMNVRQIRKGNIHEAFEQADKIIQGVYRPAAIEQMPLETQVGLAVPEPDGRFTIYSCTQALYFSMGVVAAHLQMPLNKFKFVGGTVGGGFGGKVDTATETLCTLLAQKSGRPVKWRWTREEEFLCSSTRAPWHMEIIDAVTSDGWILGRKMLTLHDAGGYARFSPYGVTKHSFHHTGAYTIPNLHFDGYVCFTNRVPTSAMRGYGVTSVSFAVETHMSRIAEELGADPFELRLKNANRIGDTSPNGITYTDPSTVDVLHALAGATDTELAALYSNTTREMRHGEWLPEHLVGQLGDPEDH; this is translated from the coding sequence ATGAAGGCAGTAGGAGCACGTCTACCCCGCTACGACGGGGTCGGTCACGCGACGGGGCGCACCGTCTACGTGGACGACGTGCGAGTGAACGGGACGCTTCACGTGAAGGCCCTGCGCTCGCCGTACCACCATGCCGCAATCAAACACCTCGACACGTCCCGGGCCGAACAGATGCCCGGCGTGGCGGCCATCGTCACGCACGCCGACGTGCCACTGCTGGTGTACGGGCACCTCTCGGCGCTGGGGATCCCTGCCGACGAGCCACTGCTGGGCGCCGAGGACGTGCGCTACAAGGGCCAGCCCATCGCCGTGGTGGCGGCCGAGGACACCGACGCCGCCCAAGCCGCCGTCGACGCCATCGACATCGAGTTCGAGGAGTTGCCGGCACTGTTCGACATGCGCAAGGCGTTCGACGACGACGCCCCGCAGATCCACCACTGGGGCACCATCTATCCCCACTTCGAGGGCGGGATGAACGTCCGGCAGATCCGCAAGGGCAACATCCACGAGGCTTTCGAGCAGGCGGACAAGATCATCCAGGGCGTCTACCGCCCCGCCGCCATCGAGCAGATGCCACTCGAGACCCAGGTCGGCCTGGCGGTGCCAGAGCCCGACGGGCGCTTCACGATCTACTCCTGCACGCAGGCGCTGTACTTCTCCATGGGGGTCGTGGCGGCGCACCTGCAGATGCCGCTGAACAAGTTCAAGTTCGTGGGCGGCACCGTGGGGGGCGGCTTCGGCGGCAAGGTGGACACCGCCACCGAGACGCTCTGCACGCTGCTGGCCCAGAAGTCCGGCCGGCCCGTGAAGTGGCGCTGGACCCGCGAGGAGGAGTTCCTCTGCTCCAGCACGCGGGCGCCGTGGCACATGGAGATCATCGACGCAGTGACCTCCGACGGCTGGATCCTGGGCCGCAAGATGCTCACGCTGCACGACGCCGGTGGGTATGCCCGCTTCTCGCCCTACGGCGTCACCAAGCACAGCTTCCACCACACCGGCGCCTACACCATCCCCAACCTGCACTTCGACGGCTACGTGTGCTTCACCAACCGGGTGCCCACCTCGGCCATGCGGGGCTACGGGGTGACGTCGGTGTCCTTCGCCGTGGAGACCCACATGAGCCGCATCGCCGAAGAGTTGGGCGCCGACCCGTTCGAGTTGCGCCTCAAGAACGCAAACCGCATCGGCGACACCTCGCCGAACGGCATCACCTACACCGACCCGTCGACGGTGGATGTGCTGCACGCCCTCGCCGGCGCCACCGACACCGAACTGGCGGCGCTCTACAGCAACACCACCCGCGAGATGCGCCACGGCGAGTGGTTGCCGGAGCACCTCGTCGGCCAACTCGGAGACCCGGAGGACCACTGA
- a CDS encoding (2Fe-2S)-binding protein, producing the protein MNIVVNSTNRAVESSPLTPLLHVLREELDVLSPKAGCENGGCGACTVLIDGEPRRSCLTAVGSIDGAEVTTVEGLGTPGDMSAVQQAFVHYCAAQCGFCTPGMILAATAYLEGGGSADRTEITEALAGHVCRCTGYLKIVDAVAAARDGGFDMSTTAESPHTTVVT; encoded by the coding sequence GTGAACATCGTCGTCAACAGCACGAACCGGGCGGTGGAGAGTTCACCGCTCACTCCCCTGCTGCACGTGCTGCGGGAGGAACTGGACGTCCTCAGCCCCAAGGCCGGTTGCGAGAACGGCGGCTGCGGCGCCTGCACGGTGCTCATCGACGGGGAGCCGCGGCGCTCCTGCCTGACGGCGGTGGGTTCGATCGACGGCGCCGAGGTCACCACCGTGGAAGGTCTCGGGACACCCGGGGACATGTCGGCGGTGCAGCAGGCGTTCGTCCACTACTGCGCCGCGCAATGCGGCTTCTGCACTCCCGGCATGATCCTGGCGGCGACCGCCTACCTCGAGGGCGGCGGCAGCGCCGACCGGACCGAGATCACCGAGGCGCTCGCCGGCCACGTGTGCCGCTGCACCGGCTACCTGAAGATCGTCGACGCCGTGGCCGCGGCCCGCGACGGCGGCTTCGACATGTCCACCACAGCAGAGAGCCCGCACACCACCGTTGTCACATAA
- a CDS encoding FAD binding domain-containing protein, with product MGSTAEVVQPGSPSDAASAFGDGAGVAVLAGGTLLVPDLHFGRSRPERVIMLGEAGLDYVSNSNGTVTIGATTPVVALVGEAAPLGPCAASIGDNEIRAQATVGGNLCAPAGFGDLQGPLLALGATARSAGAGGERSESLEDFLADREGRLLLDVTYSEPAAGSFAGLGRPHAHHYTVMAVSGVRTSGGAVQLAVVGAGGVGARLRGAEALATDPEAAGRAAAGEVAPSDDPLASGWYRARTLPALVTQVLNDLEESA from the coding sequence ATGGGATCAACCGCGGAGGTGGTCCAGCCCGGTTCGCCGTCCGACGCTGCTTCGGCCTTCGGAGACGGGGCCGGGGTCGCCGTCCTGGCGGGCGGCACGCTCTTGGTGCCCGACCTGCACTTCGGCCGGTCGCGGCCCGAGCGGGTAATCATGCTGGGTGAAGCCGGGCTGGACTACGTCTCGAACTCGAACGGCACGGTGACCATCGGCGCCACGACGCCGGTCGTCGCCCTCGTCGGCGAAGCCGCGCCGCTCGGGCCGTGCGCCGCCTCGATCGGCGACAACGAGATCCGGGCCCAGGCCACCGTCGGCGGGAACCTCTGCGCCCCGGCTGGATTCGGTGATCTGCAGGGCCCGCTGCTGGCACTCGGGGCAACCGCCCGCAGCGCCGGCGCCGGCGGGGAGCGCAGCGAGTCACTGGAGGACTTCCTGGCGGACCGCGAGGGACGGTTGCTGCTCGACGTCACCTACAGCGAGCCTGCCGCCGGTTCCTTCGCCGGCCTGGGACGCCCGCACGCCCATCACTACACGGTGATGGCGGTGTCCGGGGTCCGGACCTCCGGCGGCGCGGTGCAACTGGCGGTCGTGGGCGCCGGCGGTGTCGGTGCGCGGCTGCGCGGCGCCGAGGCGCTGGCCACCGACCCCGAGGCGGCGGGACGAGCCGCTGCCGGCGAGGTGGCGCCGTCCGACGATCCACTGGCATCGGGTTGGTACCGGGCGCGCACACTGCCCGCTCTGGTCACGCAGGTACTCAACGACTTGGAGGAGAGCGCGTGA
- a CDS encoding branched-chain amino acid ABC transporter permease: protein MTTVVAGAVDALLGRRGRQVRWQRAVTRLLITAAITFVIVWIVFLAGNTSNGPAVSEPTDFLKSVLNALTISGLYFIVASGFTLVFGLMRTVQMAHGSLFLLAGYFALEYQLDFVGVTATPDRNMVGWADWWLPLVIGVVIVSGLGLFIQQVFLRWNQGQDLRQALITIAISIVLGDQMIQHFGGVAEPITFTHEIHGYVEFIGIRYGIHQFFVIGMALGVGAGLWLLLKKTRTGMVIRAGVDDTPMVQALGINVQKVFAVAFVLGSALAGLGGVIAGSSVTSLSPGVDGQWLLHSLVVVIIGGMGSLGGAAAGSLLYGVVTAFAPAYLPTDYAYYSIIATFVILALVLALRPYGLFGRPA from the coding sequence GTGACCACTGTTGTGGCCGGCGCCGTTGACGCCCTGCTGGGGCGCCGCGGGCGGCAGGTGCGGTGGCAGCGCGCCGTCACGCGCCTGCTGATCACGGCGGCCATCACCTTCGTCATCGTCTGGATCGTGTTCCTGGCAGGCAACACCTCCAATGGTCCCGCCGTCAGCGAGCCGACCGATTTCCTGAAGAGCGTCCTCAACGCGCTGACGATCAGTGGCCTCTACTTCATCGTCGCCTCGGGCTTCACGCTCGTCTTCGGGCTCATGCGCACGGTGCAGATGGCCCACGGTTCGCTGTTCCTGCTGGCCGGCTACTTCGCACTGGAGTACCAACTCGACTTCGTCGGCGTGACCGCGACGCCCGACCGCAACATGGTGGGTTGGGCCGATTGGTGGTTGCCCCTGGTGATCGGCGTGGTGATCGTCAGCGGCCTGGGACTGTTCATTCAGCAGGTCTTCCTGCGCTGGAACCAGGGGCAGGATCTGCGCCAGGCGCTTATCACAATCGCCATCTCCATCGTGCTCGGCGACCAGATGATCCAGCACTTCGGCGGCGTCGCCGAGCCCATCACCTTCACGCACGAGATCCATGGCTATGTGGAGTTCATCGGAATCCGCTACGGCATCCACCAGTTCTTCGTCATCGGCATGGCGCTCGGTGTCGGCGCCGGTCTCTGGCTGCTGCTCAAGAAGACCCGCACCGGCATGGTCATCCGCGCCGGGGTGGACGACACGCCGATGGTGCAGGCCTTGGGCATCAACGTGCAGAAGGTGTTCGCCGTGGCGTTCGTGCTCGGCTCGGCGCTGGCCGGCCTGGGCGGCGTGATCGCCGGCTCGTCGGTCACGAGCCTCTCCCCCGGCGTGGACGGCCAGTGGCTGCTGCACTCCCTCGTGGTCGTGATCATCGGCGGCATGGGATCGCTGGGAGGTGCCGCGGCCGGCTCGCTGCTGTACGGCGTCGTCACCGCGTTCGCGCCGGCCTACCTACCCACCGACTACGCCTACTACTCGATCATCGCCACGTTCGTCATCCTGGCGCTCGTGTTGGCGCTCCGTCCCTACGGACTGTTCGGGAGGCCGGCGTGA